Within the Setaria viridis chromosome 3, Setaria_viridis_v4.0, whole genome shotgun sequence genome, the region CCATCTATAAGCCAAAGAAGGGTCAACTTGAGAGGCTCTTGAAGATAGGATCTCATGCTATTCGTCTTCCATCTCCAAGTGCTTCTCAAGGACCTCCAGCTTCACATGGACCTACTTTTGCACCATCTTCATCTCATGGTCCTTCTATGTAGCCTTCTTCCTCACAGCCATCTACTTCTAGGGGTTCCACTTGTGCTCCTAAGAAGAAGGGAATTCTAAACTTATATCTCAAGGCCTATTTGCTTGCATCAATATGGCGTGACACAATGCGGATGAAATCTATGCCCACAAGAAGCATGTGGATGAAGAGCTTCTCAAGATTGAGAAAAGGCAAGAGGAGTTGATGGCCAAGAATGACATCCCACATTCTCCTCTCCGCGCTCCTATGgatttccctcctccaccggtTTTCTACAACCCTTGGGAGGAAACTGGGCAGCCCTCCATATTCTTTGGGGCTCCAAAATatggtgatgaggaggaggacttTGGTGGGAGGGAGCActccgaagaagaagaagaagatatcCCCGAGGCCAATACTCCcgaggatgaagaagaggatgatggcgatgacgacgacgatgaggacgacgagTGATGGCCCATGGAAGGGCCTCCCCTTTTTGGTGtttgatgccaaagggggagtgaGCTCACCATGGATGGGTATCTTTATCTTATGAGTTTCTAGTCATGGCTTGCGGACATGTGAGGACCTTGTGTGGTGTTATGATGTGATGTGTGCCAAGTGAACTTCTTTAAATTTGTAAGACTTATCTGTGATGCTAGTGTGGTTCAAATTCTCTAATTTGCATGTGTTGATCATGACTTGGGGTAATGTTTATTTCCACTTTGTTGAAGTGCAATATTTTATCATATGCATCACGTTAATTCTCATATCACACCTTTACACCCCACGAATGCAAGGATATAGGGGGAGCTCACTTAATTTGTGCAAGTGGCATTTGAGGTCATCTATCTTCTCATGCACATATTAAGGGGCAGCTCACCTATATAGTCGCATTCAAAATGTTTATGTATCTCTTGTGAGCCCTAATTGTGTTGTCACCAATCcccaaaaagggggagattgaaagtgcatttggccccctaagtgggttttggtgttggtGACATGCTAGGTTAGgggactaataattttatcaagtgATTAATAGGTTCTAACTATAAAGAAGTACAAAGGTGTGTGAAAGGAATCTCAAGAAACCTCAAATTGCAAGAATGGAACGGTGTTAAGCTCAAAGAAGACTCGTTTATAATTTCTACTtctgaatttgagtataggaacgccatactataaaaggggatgcAGATGGATAGCTTAAAGATGCTAAAAGTGCTCTACTAAGATGCTAACCACCTTTTGAGAGAGACAATTCACTCACTTGCACATCTTTTATCTCAGCCTTTTTTGTgagtatcggaagttccgacggggtgtcggaagttccgacatcTATCGGAAATATCTAGTAACTCCCGTCAGGGTCCTCTGCACATTTAACCTAAgagtatcggaacttccgatacactatcggaagttccgataagtTTGTGTTGGGTGTTTCTTGAAACTCCCGACAGGGGGTCCTCTGCACTTTTGTTCTAACTTCATCGGAAGTTTCGACCCTATGTTGGAAGTTCTGACAGGTACATAAAACGCAcagtaacggctagttttgggggctcgggtataaataccccctcagccccccaTTCATAGCTGCAGACCTAACTCGAGCCAAAACACCTCTAGAGCATTGTATACTCCCTCTCCTCACTCCTTTGAGCCAAATCCTTGAGTTcttgagctagggtttgggtgagaGCAAGATTGAGAGTGTGTAACTTGAGATTTTGAGTGagaagttcaacaagttcatctcaagagcactccaAACATCCTCGGCTTCGATttgcgtttgttactcttgaaacttgcttctagacggctaggcgtcaCCCGTTTGAGCGCTCTCTTTATGTGGTGCGCCCGGGAACGTTTGTATTACCCATCCTTtgtggattcatagtaagtgactcaatcctcctttgtggttgattgagggaggtaaagggttagtgaggatccggctctttgtgagctcctcaacggagacgtagcttcctttgtggaagtgaacttcggtaacaaatccttgtctcttgtgcttgttgtgttcttcgatttcATGTTGACCTAGAAGCTTAAATTTAGCTGATCTATCTATTTGTGTGGTTCCTTGCTTATACATCACCTGGAGTAGTCTCTACACTTCATTTAttatcttttgattcaaatagaatcGGCAGATTCAGGTTGTATTTTGAATTTCGTTCAGCTCACTCTattctgtcggaagttccgatcctGTACCGGAAGTTTCGATCCATCAAATGTTCTGGCACAACGTCGAAAGTTCCGACACATCTAAATGTACATGCATATTTTGTTGTACCCTACTACAAACAATGTCATTGCTTGTTTGAAATGTGTAAGATGTGTAGAGAATCATTTTGGGAGGTTAAAGGTCTATGGAACGGTGTAAAAGAGGATCAGGATCTAGATGACCTGCATCAATGCTAGAAAAAGGCATGTTCTTTTATGATATGCTCTATCAATTCCTTCCAGAAATTTCTTTTCATAGTTTCATATGTTTAGAACTCTTGTAGATTTGATGAAATAATACTTTCCCAAATATTTTCACTTGTCTTTCCTTATCTCCGTTAGTATGTTAGATGAATTCTTTCTGGTTTGGTTTGGGATGGAGAAAATAATTGAGAAGCTTCTCACTTTTCTTTTGGCCATAATAAAAATTGTTGTGATGCTTTACTCTTCTCATCAGGGACCTTCCTTGGGGCTGTTCTTGGTTAGGCTTCTCAATTCGACCTGCGTGTAATGGTAAGCTCCAATTGTGCTGGCATCTGCAAGGTGGTCTGGGGTGCAACTGCCCAACAACCCAGCTAATCTTCGGAGGAGGATGAGATTTTTGGCTTCACCAACTGGGACAGACTCACATAACAGAAGTTCTGTTGTGAATGGTCAGCCCATATATCACTCTTTAGGCCAGTTCCCAATTTTAAGCACAACCTTACTTTGTCGAGATTTTATTTTCCTATGATTCACTTAATTATCCCTGGAGCGATAATTATTACTCATATCGGACAATCAAAATCAAGCACTAATGGAAATATACCGAGCAATGTCCCATGTGGAACATTGCTGTCAGTTTACTGTTCTGAATTTGTGTACCTGTACTGACATGCTAAAATGAAGAGAAAAATGTTTAATAGAGACTTCAATCAACTCTGTACACATAAACATGAAGGTACCTTTGAGATCCTGGTTAAGTGCTTTCTTATTTTTCATCAATGAGGCATTCCAACTTACACTGATCAGTAAGGCTTTGTCTCCAGTAGGTTAGTTTTCTTAATAAACATGAACTGTTTTTAATTGAACTGAATGAGGCCCATATTTTTGCTGACCTTTGTAGTGCCAGTATTCTCTGTTCTATATTTCTATTTTCCCACACAATGATCAGTTTTATTAGTATAAATGTTTACCCCTTTCTGATAGCTGCAGAAATACAATTGTTTATGGCTGAAGGGTTAGTATATCAGTTTTTGCAGGTAAGATAGTAAACAAGAAGAAAACGGTGTTTGTTCTCCTTTCCCACCGGTCTATCGCTTTTACGTTCACCACAACAAGAggtgttaatttttttttgtctctaaTGTTCATGTCCTATTACCTGTGTCCCTGTTGGCAACACTTCGATGACTTCTTTCTCTTCCGTTATCAACTGTTGAGCTCATTGATAAGAGTCAATTTTCGAGATTGTGGAGAGATCTGAATGGTTGATTTGGACACAGTTATGCATTATGTTTAACTCAGAAATTTTTTGAAATATTCCTGGCAAAATGTGTTATATGGATACATTTTCTGGTGCCTTAGCATGCCTTCTATGGATATATGTTATTTTTCTTAGCCTGCTGGATCTAAGATTCATTTACTGGAAAAATGTGTTATATGGATTCTTTTACTGGAAAAATGTGTTTGCTGTGATCTGCATCCCAAAGACAATCGGTCCTCTACTTTTCTTATTgttttgcccgtagcaacgtacgGGCATAATTTTACGGGCATGATCCTAGTCGAGAGTAAAAGGATAAATTTAAGTTCCCAACTAACATAGACTCTTgttctaaaaaaactaaaatagacTCAAAACAAATGTCATTGGCAAAATTGTAGAAGGACCCTCGAGTGTTTTGCCATCAGTTCATCAGGAGGACTTCGACGGAAATATGAGACACGCCCCCTGTGCATCCGTCTAATTCGTCCTCTTCCCCTTTCCGGCTCTTTTCCTTTGACCCGACGCGAGCACGGGCACGGCACCACCGAACCCAGTCGACGCCCCTCCCCTGCTTCCTCCCAGTCCGCCGGCCTCAAGATCACCGAACCATCTCCCTTCCCTCGGTAAGGAATCCCTACCTGGATCCGTCTCAGTTCCGCAAGAATTTGAGATCCTGGTCGTTGTTGCGGGGATCCATCCCGAGATccgttccccccccccccccccccccccccccccctccactTCTTGGAACAGCCCATCTCACCCGGATCTTGGTTTCTTGGTTCGTGGCAGGGGATGGATTGGCAGGGGCAGAAGCGCGCGGAGATGCTGATGCaggtgctgctggtggcggcggccgtggcggcgttcCTCGTGGGCTACCTGCGCGGGGACTTCCAGCTCATGCTGCTCGTCTacgccggcggcgtcgtgcTCACGGCGCTCGTCACCGTCCCCAACTGGCCCTTCTTCAACCGCAACCCGCTCAAGtggctcgacgccgacgaggccgaGCGCCACCCGCGCCCGCAGGTGACTGCTGCTGGCGCGGCGGCAGGGGGTAAGAAGAAGTCCGGGAAGAACAAGTAATTGGTCTCTCAGAGCGATATGTGTTGTTGGTCCATATGACTCAACTTGTTTTGGTACTATTTGTCAGAACTATGACATAATGGAATATTAGACAATTGTGGTATAACAGATCAGCTGAAAGTTAGCTTCAATTTTCCTTGCTTGGTTATATCTGCTGCAATGATCCAAAGAAATGGCAACATGCTTTGTGGTGGTCTTGTGCTATCAGGCTAACATTAGCTAAAAGAGCTCTCCTTAATTTCACCTGTCAGCATTTAATTTTGTAAAAGGGTTTCTGCAGCGTTTTGGTGGCAAACTTCTGCCTCCAGAGATTGTGTAGTTCCAGTTCAAGTTGAGCCCATGATTCTGTTGTTGtcccttcttttttccttctgaGATCTTATCTTTTCCTTTTATACAGTATATGTCTGTCTTGCAATGTTAGCTCCGTTTGAATTATCAATTGGCTTGTATGTTATTTCTTTAGTGCTACTCATTATATTAAGTTATTGTTTAAATTAACGCTAGCTGTAACCTAATATTCTCAATTCTAAATATTCAGGAATTGGTCTATGTTAGAATTTAACCCTTATGCTTTTTTGTTGTTCTCTTAGTGATATAATCAACATGTAAACCTGCAGTTTGCATGTAACAATAGTTATCCTAAAAATGATGCATGTGTCCTGCATGGATGATCTGCAGGTCTGAGTATCTGTAGGTGGATGTTCCTTGCTATAACAATTTATATTGGTTTCTCATGTGGGTAGATTTTGATGTAACCTGATAGTGATTTTTTTCCACTTAGTTGTCTGCTTTATGATAAACTATGAGGGCTCAACATCCATTGCAACCATTTTTCTAAATCTATGAATTTTGGATGAACAGAAATTGTAGCAATCTGTGAAGTCAATCGTTTACCTGTAGATTATATAAAAACTAGGCACACATATGCCATGAAGCTGTTATCCCAGTTGCCAGGAAAATCATCCTGACAATCAGGCTCTATACAAATAGATAAATTGCTGAAACCCAGTGTACTTTATATCTTCACTAAAACATTAAAAAAGCTTAATTTCTTAGTTTTATTGGTTGCTTAATTACTTTGGCAATTCTGTGTACTCTGTATCCTGGTTTTCCTTGGGATGGGTTGCTTATTTCTTTGAAAATAAGTATGGTGTGGTTTTCTCACATTGTTTAGAATTATTTTGTTGTGCAGCAGTGTCTTGGACTAATCTGTGTCCCCACTTAAAACTGTAGAAATAAAGATTCATTAGTTGTAAACTTTAATTGTTTTTCTATCTGTTTCTACTGCCTTGAAACAGAACATAGGTTGCTCTGAGAACATGGTCCGATTTTTGCTTATACTCTGTTTACCCTGTTATTATGCGGCAATGTGTGGAATCTTGTACTTACAGACCAATTGTCCTGACACAATGCTGTACTTCCATAGTTTCCACTACATTATATTTGACATACAACCTGGCCTTCATCTGCAGTGCTTGTTCTGACTTTACATAACCATAGTTTACTCTTATGTTTCTGCATTCCTTCTGTTTGTTCTATTTATGCAAAATGTAGCAATTGCTGTTTTGAAACTCGAGCTAGGAGGAAACGTGGAGACATGACTTTAAAAAATATGGAGTTGTATTTATGTTTGATAAAAATATTGGAAACTATGGTTACTATGTTGGTCAAAATGATTTCCACTAATACTTGCAGTGGCTGCATTCTGTTGGATGTCGAAGTCTTGGTTGTTGGCAGCGACGAGATGCTGCAGAGTTTCATCTCCGCGACACCCCTTGGTTCTGATGTAGTGCCATGTACCACAATCATATTGTTGCCAAGCGTGTTCTCTTTTGCTGGGTGGTTCCCCTTTGATTCTGATGTGTTTGAAGTAAGCTACGAATTGGGAAGTGGCCGATGAATCTGAGAGTAGCAAACTGTTATTATTGAGCTGCTGACTCTTATTCGAGCTTTCTGGATGTCTATGGCCAGATGGGTGTGGAAGTTTGCCCTGCCGAAGTTTGTTTCTGTCGTCGTATCTTCTTTGCAATATTTTTGTGTTTCATTGGCAGAGCTGGTTTGCTTTTGGGCTCTCTGGTCTTGTCTGAGAAAGCGTGTCAAGCCTGAATCCATGGGCCGTGTTTCCGGCCTCATAACAAGTTGAATGGCACCGTAGTGGGCTAGTCGCCTGCTGAACAATCAGCAGCTTCAGGAGGACAGGAGGAACCGGAGGTTAAGGAAATTTTAACCACACAAATCGTATCTCCTATCCTATGGCACGCACAGGATCATTGTGTGCTCTGTGTTGAAGGATGTGCAGGGCACAAGAAATGCAGAATAGAGGCAAAAAAAGGTACAACTGCATACCCTGCAGGCAGTGAAGGGTGCACTATTGTGCTGCAGTACGCAGGGGCAAAGGCTGCGCCGCAGCACGCGGTGTCATGTCCAAACGGCTTAGCCAAGATACGTCGGAGAGCATCGTTCCGACTTTTGCGTGCCGAGATGTCCACTCTTCATCGTATACTACTCCATTCGATTTAAATTGTTTAAATTGTATGttgtttttaacttttctaagttcataaatattattattattattatgcatctaaatatagacTATATCTTcctgcatagtaaaaattatacaTTTAGAAATACCAAAATAACTGGAATTTAGCACGGACACGGTGGTTGACTTAATCAGACTCGTGAGTGATCGCCGCGTGCTTTTGTTTATTAGCTAGGCAATCCGTTTCCCGTTCGTGGAGGCAACCCCAGCGGATATGCCGTGCTGCGTATCCTCGTGTTTACATCATCCAATCAGTCGGATGGACCGGACCCGGTTCCTCTTCTTCGACACGCCACATGCAAAGTTTCTGCTGTCTGTGGCACGGCACAGTAGCACAATTGGCAAAGATCAGTCAATATCGAATGACAGCTCCATTTCACCGTAGTCGGCAGGAGATGTCACTACGTACAGGACGAGATTATGTTGTGCAGTCTAAATGAAACCGCATGATCTGATCTGATCTGATCTGACGAGATGATGCATCGTGTATTTTAAATTCTGGTCACTAAGATGATCGCCGCCGGCCAATCCATGCGTCAACCGGCCTGTTCCGGTTATTGGTGGCCATGTTGAATATTTTTATCTTACTTTATTAGCACTTGCAGTTGCTTCTCGGATGCATTATATTGGCGACTAGATAGCCACTTCCACACAAACACATGCATACAACAAAAACCTCTGGTACATCTACTGCAAGTGTCATCAATTAACAAAAGCTATATATACCTCCAAAGTTCTCCATGTACAAATCTTGAAGAGGTTGCACTGCAGGGTTGGTCCTCATTTATGAATTATGGCTCCAGAAGACTATAAAACGTCCGGATTCGTGTCTATTTTCACATGTTTTATTCCAACTTTATCTTAATTTCTTCCTCACTGTTTATCTAGTAACATCTGCCTGCAATAGCAATCCATAATTATCCATTTTTCGATTTGGAAGTTCCACAACAATGCGCTGGAATCCACCTAGTTTCTTAACTATGGAGATGTGCCCTCGAAATAATCAAGCGCCATTAATGGTCATACTGGTTTCCTATGGCTCCAGATGAGTTTTTCTAGTCCTGAAGTTTCCACCAATTGCCAAGATTTGTCATACTGGTTTATGAAGGCCAGACAGACAGGACTGAGCACATTGCTGGAGGGACTTTATCATCCATATTTCTTCATTTCCGCGGTAACTTATTAAACCCCACAGGCCCACAGGTCCCATCTTATGCTGCAGCCCGTTCATACACTACAGCAGAACAAGCTATCGCAAACACTCTATCACCACCGATTCTGAAGCTGATGGAGCAAACAACTATtgaaaccggcggtgatacTTCTTTTCACCACCGTATCACGGCCGGTTGTTAGCTAAAATCGGCGGTGGTGGAGACACCGGACCCAAAAATTTCCTCAACTGCGATTTTTTTAACCAACCTGACGTTCGTTCTCCACTTCTCCTTCTCTCATCGCACTCCGCCCATCCCTCCCCCGGTCTTATCCACTCCCCCAGTCTCCCACTGCATGTCGCCTGTCCCTCCCCAGTCCCCTCCGCGTCCCACCTCCCTCCCTCATCTTCCACCACTGCAGAcctgccgccgcctctccctccccatcgcgctgcctctcccctctcccctaCTCTTCCTTCTCCACCACGTCGCACCACCCCTCCCGTCcccaccgcgccgccccttcCTTCCCACCActgccgcccctctccctcccccctgGCGCAGAGCTGCTGCGGGCCTCTAGCAGCGGGAGCAGCGGCATGCGTGGGGAAGCAGCGAAAACGGTCGGCATGGggcagctgcggcggctggcgcgggggaggagcagcggtaGGCACGGCacgtgattttctttttttttttgttttttgagatGCTTATCACTGCCAGTTTGCAATCCGGCTGTGATAACCATAGTCATCACCGCTGACCCTAATCCAATGGGTCGCAAAACCAGCGGTGACGAAGGTTTTACAGCCGGCGGTGATGTCTCTTTCCGTAGTAGTGATAATTACCTAATTTCCTTTATTAGAACCCACAGATTCCTAATTTGTTCGTCTTAACTTACAAAAATTATCATTCATCCTTTCTTGGGGTGCAGTTCATGCCACCGGCACGCAGGGCATGTAGGAAAACTAGTCCGGAACAAATGTGTTGTAGGTGTGGAACTAGCGTATGGTTATCTGAATTCATTTATATCTGATATAACGTATCGGCGTTcgtttctactccctccgtcttaaattactatttgttttgacttttctaggtacatagtctttcctatgtatctagacatagcatatatctatgtgcatagcaaaaactatgaatttagaaaagccaaaacgaatagtaatttgggacgggggAGTAGTTAATACGGTAGTTTAAGTGGATATATTCGAATTTATTTTCATGGTCCAAATTCGTCTCCGTGTTCGGAAGTGTGGATGTGGATGGATATCTGATAT harbors:
- the LOC117847262 gene encoding signal peptidase complex subunit 1; translation: MDWQGQKRAEMLMQVLLVAAAVAAFLVGYLRGDFQLMLLVYAGGVVLTALVTVPNWPFFNRNPLKWLDADEAERHPRPQVTAAGAAAGGKKKSGKNK